In one window of Zingiber officinale cultivar Zhangliang chromosome 11A, Zo_v1.1, whole genome shotgun sequence DNA:
- the LOC122032467 gene encoding zinc finger CCCH domain-containing protein 9-like — MAIQSPGDLSTLSLLIVTCLVICRCCFSVSPVNHPDPSSAFDELMSSYRACLDRVTELDQIILDLNIHLEHLEQLKMMDTTPSISETSRENQTNPQPRGSSSRAQLGESSSRAQPGESSGLIAYPQGSKKTQLCIHFEKKKQCRFGSDCNFAHGPRELHPIIRHPLYRTKPCMQFHSEGFCSFGATGVIFFISTLISLCSFFKVNKSDS, encoded by the exons ATGGCGATCCAATCTCCAGGAG ATCTGAGTACCCTTTCACTTTTGATTGTTACTTGTCTTGTCATTTGTCGCTGTTGTTTCTCTGTTTCACCGGTTAATCATCCGGACCCTTCTTCTGCATtcgatgaattaatgagttcATACCGAGCCTGTTTGGATAGGGTAACAGAACTAGACCAGATAATTTTAGACTTGAATATTCATCTAGAACATCTAGAACAACTCAAAATGATGGATACGACGCCGAGTATATCTGAGACATCTAGGGAAAATCAAACTAATCCCCAACCAAGGGGAAGCAGTAGCAGAGCCCAACTCGGAGAAAGCAGTAGCAGAGCCCAACCCGGGGAAAGCAGTGGACTGATCGCCTATCCGCAGGGTTCTAAGAAAACTCAACTATGCATTCATTTTGAGAAGAAGAAGCAATGCCGCTTTGGAAGCGATTGCAATTTCGCTCATGGCCCGCGTGAACTACATCCCATTATTCGTCATCCTTTGTACCGGACCAAACCCTGCATGCAATTCCATTCCGAAGGATTCTGTTCATTTGGGGCGACAGGTGTCATTTTTTTCATTAGTACCTTAATTTCGCTATGCTCTTTCTTCAAAGTGAATAAGTCAGACTCGTAG